ATTACAAAACCCCTCGAATTTGGAGTATTTCCAACTTTACTATTAATTTCAACATTATTTAGACTTTCGTTAAACGTAGCTACAACAAGAAATATATTATTACATGGCGCTGATGGTGATGTTGCAAATTTGGTTGTCGCGTTTGGTAAAGTTGTGGTAGGCGGAAATTTTTTTGTTGGTTTTGTAATTTTTGTCATTCTTATGGTTATTAATTTTATTGTTATTACTAAAGGTGCGGGACGCGTTGCAGAAGTTGCTGCTCGTTTTACTTTGGATGCAATGCCTGGAAAGCAAATGGCAATCGATGCAGAATTGAATGCAGGACATATTAATGCTGATGAGGCTAAAAAAAGAAGAAAATCAGTAGAAAAAGAGGCTGATTTTTATGGTGCAATGGATGGTGCAAGTAAGTTTGTACGTGGAGATGCAATTGCAGGGATAATCATCACACTTGTAAATATTATTGTTGGATTTGCGATTGGAATTTTAATGTACAAATTGCCACCTGTTGATGCTGTTGCAAAGTTTACTTTGCTCGCAGTCGGTGATGGTCTTATAAGCGCAATTCCAGCGCTTATGATTTCAACAGCTGCAGGTATTATAGTAACAAGAGCAACCAGTGAAGGAAATTTGGGCGTTGAAGTATTAAATCAGATTAGAATTCACCCTAAGGCTTTTTATATTGCTGGAGGTTTAATTTTTTTGTTAGCGATAATTCCTGGTTTTCCAAAAATTCCTTTTTTTACTTTATCTATATTTCTTGCTTTTTTAGGACGTGCTTCAAGTAAATGGATTGAAAGAAAAAATATCACAGATGAAAATTTAAAGTATGCGGATGATCTTAAAAAAGGAGAAAAGGATACCAATAGTTTAGACAATTTGATGAAAGTTGACATGATTGCAATAGAGGTTGGTCATGCATTAGTTCCTTTAATCGATCCAGCACAAGATGGCGAAATTGTTGATAGAATTCAGGGTATTAGAAAACAATTTGCCCAAGAAATGGGAATAATTATTCCTCAAGTACAATTGCGGGATAATTTGCAACTTGAGCCAGGTGGGTATCAGATTTTATTAAAAGGGAACAAAATAGCGTTTGGAAATTTAATGGTTGATTATTTTTTAGCCATGGATCCAGGAACTGTCGAACATCCTATTCATGGAGAAGTAACAAAAGATCCAGTATACGGACTTCCTGCTATTTGGGTTCATAAAAGAGATAAAGAAGAAGCCGTATTTAGAGGGTATACAGTTGTAAACTGCTCAACAGTTATAGCAACAAATATTACAAAGGTTTTAAAAGAGCATGCTGCAGATTTGTTAACTCGGCAAGATGTTCAGTATTTAATTGATAAGTTAAAAGAATCTAATCCGAAAGTAGTCGATGAAGTTATGCAATCTGATAGATTAAATTTAGGAGAAATTGTTAAGGTAATGCAAAACCTGCTTCGTGAAGACGTGTCAGTTCGAGACATTCTTACCCTGTTTGAGTGCTTGGCAGATCATTGTAGAATAATTAAAAATCCTGATGTTCTTGCAGAACAATGTCGTAAAAATTTTGGAAGAAATATTGTCCAAAAGTATACAAACGAAAAGGATGAATTGATTGTTGTTACATTTGATAGATTAATCGAAGACATTTTATCTGGAGGTCTTGTGACAACAGAAAATGGATCGACATATTTAAACTTAGATGCAAAAAATGCTCAGGAAATACTGCAAAAATTATTGAGATCTATGCAAATTTTTGACAAAGAAGGAACGCAGCCAATTTTATTAATTAGTGCAAGAATGCGGCAAGCATTTTATAAATTAGTTTCAAGATATGTCCCTCATTTAGTTGTGCTATCATATGATGAAATACCTACAGAAATTAATGTTAAAAACTTAGAATTGATAGTTTAAATTTTGTCAATAAATGTTTTAAAGGGTGTGCAATGGATATTAGAAGGTTTGAGTCATTCTCCTTACAGGATGCTATAAAGCTTGTAAAGCTAGAGCTAGGACGTGATGCAGTCATTCTTTCAACACGTGAAAAAGAAGTATATTCAGAAGAATTAGAAAAAAACTGTAAAATATATGAAGTTACTGCAAGTCCAAGTGCAACAATTAATGGTAAAGTTATAAATCAAAAGGCAGGTTTAGCATTGCCTAAGGTAGACTTTCCAAAGGTAAAATCAAAAAATGAGGCCACAATTGTTAAAGGCTCTCAAATAAAGAAACCGTTGTTAACTCCTACTCTTTCTAATTTAAATCCTGAAACGAGAAATATGGCAAAGACCTTTGCAAATGCTTTGAATAGAGATTTTGCAAAGGATAAAATAATTAATGTAGAAAAAAGCAAAATAAATTCAAATTATGTTGCTAATGTGGATGAAGTCAATTCTCTTCGCTCTGAATTAGTAAGAGTTAGAAAAGAAATTGAATCACTTCCTCAAGTTGATGTAACAGAGCAAATTCAAGAAATTAAAGTTTTATTGCATGATATTATGAAAGAAAAGTACAAGAAATCGTGCGATTCAGCTAATAATTTTGTTACTGATATAGGAATTCGATTACGTAGTTCTGGAGTTTCTGAAAATTTTATTAATCAGTTAGTCTCATGGTTAATTTCATTGGAAGATCCAAAAACCAAAGAAGACCTCATTAATTCAAATGAAAAATTACGAGAATTTTATTTAAGTTCAACAATAAAATATATTTTTAGATATTTAAAAGTTACTGGCCCATTTCGAGACGAAGCTAATCAGAAAAAAGTGATTTGTTTAGTTGGTCCTACTGGTGTTGGAAAAACTACTACACTTGCAAAAATTGCAGCAAAATTAAAAATAAATGATGGTAAAAATGTTGAATTAGTTTCTTTAGATTCTTATAGAATTGCTGCTGCTGATCAATTAAGAATTTATTCAAAAATATTAGAATGTCCTTTTGCTGAACTTTCTGATAAAAATGAATTAATTAATTTTATTTCTAAAAAACATTCTTATCAATATATTTTAATTGATACAGCAGGTCGAAGTTCAAGATTTTCAGATCAAATGATGTCGCTTAAGAAATTAGGAGAAGCGCCATTACCAATTGAATTTCATTTGGTACTTTCTTGTACAATGAAGCAACGTGATATTGATGAAACAATTAGAGGATTTCGATTTTTATCACTATCTAGTTTAATTTTTACTAAGCTTGATGAATCTTGGGCTTTTGGCGAAATATTAAATAGTAGTATTCAAAATAAAATTCCACTTAGTTACTTTACTACAGGTCAGAGAGTTCCAGAAGATATAGAAATTGCATCAAAAGAGAGAGTTGTTGAAAGGTTACTTAGGCTTTAATTTTAATTAATTCTTTTAGGAATCTACATATGTTTGATCAAGCTTCAAGTTTAAGAGAACTAATGAGAAATGTTCAAAAAGATAGTCAAGTTATAGTTCAGAAAAATGAATATCAAAATAAAATTCCAACTGTTCTTGCAGTTTCGGGTGGCAAAGGCGGAGTTGGCAAAACGTTGACCACTGCAAACTTAGGGCTTTGTATGGCTAGAATGGGAATGCGAACATTGCTTATCGATGGTGATTTTGGCCTCGCAAATTTGGATGTCGTTCTAAATTTAAGACCGCAATACACTTTAGATGATGTTTTATGTGGGGAACGCCATTTGAAAGATATTATTATTACAGGAATAGAAGGTGTTAGAGTCATACCCTCGTCAAGTGGAGTTATGAAAGTTCCTGAGCTGGATAAAATTCAAAAGCTAATGCTGTTAGATCAAATTGAATCTTTAGATGAAGAATTTGATGTTGTATTAATTGATACTCCTGCAGGAGTTTCAAAAAATGTTCAATATTGGACATCTTCAGCCGCAGAAGTCATAATGGTTGTAACGCCTGAGCCAACAAGTTTAGCAGATTGCTATGCGAGTATTAAAATTTTATCACAAATGACTTTAGAAAAATCTTTTAAATTAATTGTTAATATGGTTAAAAATGATATAGAAGCAAAAAAAATATACGAAAAGATTTCTACATTATCAGATGAATATTTGCAAGTTAGAGTTGAATATCTTGGCTTTATTCCATTTGATGAGGCGATGAGAAATTCAATACGAGAGCGTATTCCTTGTGTTCAAAAATATCCGTTTTCTTTAGCCTCTCAAGGTTTGAGAGATATATCAAGACAAATTGTAACTCAAGGAACTGTAGGGCAACTTAAAGGAACAATGCAATTTTTTTGGAGAAAAATGGTATCAGCGAACACTCCTGATATTCTTGGATATCGATAGTTATTTTAATTACTTGATGGAGGAATAATGAGCTTTTCAGGAGCTGCAACTAAAAAGCAATTGGTAGTTGAAACTGATCTAAAAATTAGACAAAAGCGAATTCCTCAAAATCAAACACGTGCAGTTCCTTTAACGAGTGATCCGATGCGTAATCAAATTATAATGGATTACGCTCCTTTAATTAAATATATAGCGCAAAAAATTGCAGCACGTTTACCTTCTAATATTGATTTGGATGATTTATTTTCTGCCGGTGTGATAGGTTTAATGGATGCAATTGATAAATACGATCCTAGTAGAGATAATAAGTTTAAAACATACGCAGAATTTAGAGTGCGTGGTGCAATGTTAGATGAACTGAGAAACCAAGATTGGGTTCCTCGTAGTGTTAGAGAAAGTAACAAAAAAGAAGATAAAGCTAAATTAGAATTGGAACATAAATTAGGACGACCTGCTACAGAAAGAGAAGTTGCAGAATTTTTGGAAGTGTCTTTAGAAGAATATCAAGAGAGAATGGGGCGTACTCGGGTTTCTATGATGAGTCTTGAAGAATTAGGCGGAACGAATACAAACGACAAAAAATCACTTCTTGATTGTTTAGAAAATCCTAATTCTAAAAATCCTTTTATGCTTCTAAAAAATAAAGGAGTTCGTGATATTATTATGAAAACAGTAGAAGAATTACCAGAAAAACAAAAGCTAGTTTTGAGTCTATATTATTATGAAGACTTAAATTTAAAAGAAATTGGCCGAATATTAGACGTAACAGAATCTCGAGTATCGCAGCTCCATACTCAGGCTGTTCAAAAACTAAAAATTAAGCTCAGGCATATTTTGCAAGATTGAAGTTTTAGCTGAAGGAGTATTTTAAAAATGGGAAAATATAAACCAATAAACAAAGATTCTTTGATACTTGTTGTTGATGATTTTCCAACAATGAGGAAAATTGTGAAAAGTGTACTTAAACAACTTGGGTATCAAAATATAGTTGAAGCAGAAGATGGACAGCTTGCATTAAATACTCTTGCAGTCAATCCAGCAATTGAATTTATTGTCAGTGATTGGAACATGCCAAACATGACTGGAATCGAACTTTTAAAATCTGTACGAGCTCATAAAGATGAAAGAATTAAAGGTCTTCCATTTTTAATGGTTACGGCAGAGGCCGACAAAGATAATATTGTTGAAGCGGTAAAAAGTGGTGTAAGTAATTATATTGTAAAACCATTTAATGCAGCAACAATGAAAGAAAAGATAGATAAAATATTTGTAAAATAAATATTCTTACATATAAAGTCTCTTAGTTTAATGGAGTACATTTTTATATGCAAAAGAACCTCACGCTTGATGATATTGAAGACATTAATCATGTAGGCGCTACGGCAGAGGTTAAGCCTACAACCTTTGATCTTAAGCTTATTTCTACAAAAATTCCGATAAAGTATTGTGAATATAAAATTTCAAATAATGTAAATAAAATGCTAAAATCTGAAACAAGTGCAATATCAACCAAAGGTATTTTATTTCAGGTGCAACTCGAGTTTAAAGTCGGTAGTTTATTGCGCGTATGGGTAGAAATTCCAGACTATTGGGTGAGAAAGTCTAAAATAGTCGAATACCGTCATACCGCCGCGCCTACATACTTTCAAGTTTTATGTCGCGTCTTAAATGTAGAAGAATTGTTAAAAAAAGGTGCAAAATACCAAATTCTTACAGAAATATTAAGTCTTGATTCTGTTGATGAGACTGTACTTATTGAATATTTAAAAAATTGTGGGACAAATTATAAATGAACTATGTTTTGTTATTAATATGTATAGGGTTTGTACTTTTTGTATTTCAAGTTGTGTTTTTTTTAACTTGTATAAAATGGTTAAAGAGTGGAAAACTAAAAAGAGATAAAGAGTTTGCAATTTTGGATGCTGAGCGTGCACAGCTCATAGATATGCAGGCAATGTTAAGCAATGAAGTTAAAGAAGCAAAAAAGTTAGCTTCTGATACCTTAAATAAGCTTATGGTGATTGGTTCAGAAGCTCATGCAGAGTGGGAAGATGTCACAAAAAAGATAAATAGTGTATTAGTAGAAGTTGATAAACATTCTGAAATGTTATTGGAAGAAAACTTATCTAATTTAAATATGAAAACATTAGCTTTAGAAAAAATAATTAAAGACGCACAAATTTTAAATGAAAACTTAATTGCTTCTACAAAAAAATCTCAAAAAATATTACGTTTGTTTGATGCAACTGTTCCTCCGGAAGATATATTTAAAGAAATTCAAACCGAAAAATATGCTGAAGCAAAAAAATTGTTACAAGATGGAATTGAGGCGAGTGATGTTTCTAGAAGACTTGGCATGAGTATGTCTGAAGTCTTATTATTATCTTCTTACCTTTAGTATCAAAAAATCAAAACAATTTTTGGTTATCTTTTTGAAATTAAATATTTTTTGTAAAAAATTCGTTGACTTTTGAAAAATAAAATTATATTTTAAATTTTGATAAATTTATTAGTTTTTTTATAATTTTGACAGTATTTTATTAATTAAATAAAAGTATTTTAGAGAGGCAATATGAGTAATTATTCAGATTTTAATTCTTTTGTGTCTATGATTAATAATTGTAAAAGTGAGAACGAAATAAAAAATTTATTTAATTCTAGTAAGATTTTATTTGAATTAAAGAAAATTCCTAAAGAGATAATTGATGAAAACAATTTTTTTGTGAATAGCTTTTGTCGGTTTGGATTTTTGAATGTTAATTCTGAAATAACTAAAAAATTCTTAACTACTTCTAAAGAAACTTTGCTACTTTCAATAGCTGGAGTAACAGCTATCGGCTATAAAATTATTGAAAATGATTCAAATAAAAAATTTAAAAAAAATCTAATTGGATCAGGTGAGCCTTTAGTCCTTGAGAAAGGTAGTGAAGTTTACTATTTATCTAAAGAAAATAGTGGAAATATACTTTTTGTGTGTGAATTTAATGATTATTCAAATAATTTTTTAATCAAAGAAGTACTAGAAGAAGAGAAAGTAAAAGTTGAAGAAGAATTAAAATCACTTAATGAGTATTATTTTCAATATGATAAAAGATATCAAAAAGTTTATCAAGAAGGAGCTTATCTTTGGGAAATTGATACACCAAATGAGTTTTTAGTAAAATTTCTAGAAGAATATTCAAGAGAAGAGGTTGGAAATAAGGTTATAGACTTAGGTTGTGGTGAGGGTCGAGACTCTTGTTATTTGGCTGCACGCGGCTTTGACGTTTTAGGTGTAGACGTATCTGTTAGTGCAATTGAAAAAGCAATAGAAGTCGCACGAAGCAAAAACGTTAATCCTAAATTTTTGATTAGAGATGTTTTTTATTTACGTAACTTACCTGATATTTATTATGACTTAGCAATTAATATGGGTTGTCTGCATATGATTGATAATAAAGATCAAAGAGAAATGCATATTAAAAGAGTATTTGATATTATAAAACCAGGCGGTTATTTTCTAGTAGCTCATTGTCGTTCAAATTGGGGAGAAGGATTTTTTTCAATGCCACATTGGGAAAGTGTTGGAAAAATAGTACCAGGTGAAGCTATGGAGCGAAGAATTAGAACCGCAGATGGAAAAGAGAAATTTGTAAAATTAGATATTTTCCCATATTATGAAGCAAATGAAGAAAATTTAGTCAGTGAAATTACAAGATCAGGTTTTGTCCTAGAAAAAGCTTTTAACGAAAAAACTTATGCATTTGGAAATACAGCAATAGTTTTATTTAGAAAGCCTAAAAATTAGTATTAAAATAATTAGAGCATTTATGTCTTGATAATATTAAATTCGTTTGGCAGCAACAATCATTTTTTGCGAGAAAGAATAATTGGCAAGATTATAATGTTACCCTATTTTTTGGCAAGTATTTTTTATCGATTATCAAATGGTTGTTTAATTTTAGCGTTTAGTTGGTTGATGCTAAATGCTTTTATTGATGGAGAAAAAAAATTATTTTGGATAATATTAACAAGTTTTTTACCCGCCTTGATTGTTGC
This region of Spirobacillus cienkowskii genomic DNA includes:
- a CDS encoding MinD/ParA family ATP-binding protein; protein product: MFDQASSLRELMRNVQKDSQVIVQKNEYQNKIPTVLAVSGGKGGVGKTLTTANLGLCMARMGMRTLLIDGDFGLANLDVVLNLRPQYTLDDVLCGERHLKDIIITGIEGVRVIPSSSGVMKVPELDKIQKLMLLDQIESLDEEFDVVLIDTPAGVSKNVQYWTSSAAEVIMVVTPEPTSLADCYASIKILSQMTLEKSFKLIVNMVKNDIEAKKIYEKISTLSDEYLQVRVEYLGFIPFDEAMRNSIRERIPCVQKYPFSLASQGLRDISRQIVTQGTVGQLKGTMQFFWRKMVSANTPDILGYR
- the flhA gene encoding flagellar biosynthesis protein FlhA, translating into MSNTQNQIGEGGLLTTSQSSFLSRSPDLMIATVIIGTVLMMIFPLPAVLIDLMLALSISVSLIILMVSIYITKPLEFGVFPTLLLISTLFRLSLNVATTRNILLHGADGDVANLVVAFGKVVVGGNFFVGFVIFVILMVINFIVITKGAGRVAEVAARFTLDAMPGKQMAIDAELNAGHINADEAKKRRKSVEKEADFYGAMDGASKFVRGDAIAGIIITLVNIIVGFAIGILMYKLPPVDAVAKFTLLAVGDGLISAIPALMISTAAGIIVTRATSEGNLGVEVLNQIRIHPKAFYIAGGLIFLLAIIPGFPKIPFFTLSIFLAFLGRASSKWIERKNITDENLKYADDLKKGEKDTNSLDNLMKVDMIAIEVGHALVPLIDPAQDGEIVDRIQGIRKQFAQEMGIIIPQVQLRDNLQLEPGGYQILLKGNKIAFGNLMVDYFLAMDPGTVEHPIHGEVTKDPVYGLPAIWVHKRDKEEAVFRGYTVVNCSTVIATNITKVLKEHAADLLTRQDVQYLIDKLKESNPKVVDEVMQSDRLNLGEIVKVMQNLLREDVSVRDILTLFECLADHCRIIKNPDVLAEQCRKNFGRNIVQKYTNEKDELIVVTFDRLIEDILSGGLVTTENGSTYLNLDAKNAQEILQKLLRSMQIFDKEGTQPILLISARMRQAFYKLVSRYVPHLVVLSYDEIPTEINVKNLELIV
- a CDS encoding response regulator; the encoded protein is MGKYKPINKDSLILVVDDFPTMRKIVKSVLKQLGYQNIVEAEDGQLALNTLAVNPAIEFIVSDWNMPNMTGIELLKSVRAHKDERIKGLPFLMVTAEADKDNIVEAVKSGVSNYIVKPFNAATMKEKIDKIFVK
- a CDS encoding class I SAM-dependent methyltransferase; protein product: MINNCKSENEIKNLFNSSKILFELKKIPKEIIDENNFFVNSFCRFGFLNVNSEITKKFLTTSKETLLLSIAGVTAIGYKIIENDSNKKFKKNLIGSGEPLVLEKGSEVYYLSKENSGNILFVCEFNDYSNNFLIKEVLEEEKVKVEEELKSLNEYYFQYDKRYQKVYQEGAYLWEIDTPNEFLVKFLEEYSREEVGNKVIDLGCGEGRDSCYLAARGFDVLGVDVSVSAIEKAIEVARSKNVNPKFLIRDVFYLRNLPDIYYDLAINMGCLHMIDNKDQREMHIKRVFDIIKPGGYFLVAHCRSNWGEGFFSMPHWESVGKIVPGEAMERRIRTADGKEKFVKLDIFPYYEANEENLVSEITRSGFVLEKAFNEKTYAFGNTAIVLFRKPKN
- a CDS encoding FliA/WhiG family RNA polymerase sigma factor yields the protein MSFSGAATKKQLVVETDLKIRQKRIPQNQTRAVPLTSDPMRNQIIMDYAPLIKYIAQKIAARLPSNIDLDDLFSAGVIGLMDAIDKYDPSRDNKFKTYAEFRVRGAMLDELRNQDWVPRSVRESNKKEDKAKLELEHKLGRPATEREVAEFLEVSLEEYQERMGRTRVSMMSLEELGGTNTNDKKSLLDCLENPNSKNPFMLLKNKGVRDIIMKTVEELPEKQKLVLSLYYYEDLNLKEIGRILDVTESRVSQLHTQAVQKLKIKLRHILQD
- the flhF gene encoding flagellar biosynthesis protein FlhF: MDIRRFESFSLQDAIKLVKLELGRDAVILSTREKEVYSEELEKNCKIYEVTASPSATINGKVINQKAGLALPKVDFPKVKSKNEATIVKGSQIKKPLLTPTLSNLNPETRNMAKTFANALNRDFAKDKIINVEKSKINSNYVANVDEVNSLRSELVRVRKEIESLPQVDVTEQIQEIKVLLHDIMKEKYKKSCDSANNFVTDIGIRLRSSGVSENFINQLVSWLISLEDPKTKEDLINSNEKLREFYLSSTIKYIFRYLKVTGPFRDEANQKKVICLVGPTGVGKTTTLAKIAAKLKINDGKNVELVSLDSYRIAAADQLRIYSKILECPFAELSDKNELINFISKKHSYQYILIDTAGRSSRFSDQMMSLKKLGEAPLPIEFHLVLSCTMKQRDIDETIRGFRFLSLSSLIFTKLDESWAFGEILNSSIQNKIPLSYFTTGQRVPEDIEIASKERVVERLLRL